One Aphidius gifuensis isolate YNYX2018 linkage group LG3, ASM1490517v1, whole genome shotgun sequence DNA window includes the following coding sequences:
- the LOC122851741 gene encoding E3 ubiquitin-protein ligase NEDD4 isoform X3, translated as MPGTLTYPMYVGVERPTPRRRSSWSYRRRSSATQVPPIRPERVSLAEPFNDETKRLRLKVIAGHQLAKKDIFGASDPYVRIDLLPIDGDDTVDSVLTKTKKKTLNPSWDEEFIFRVKPSEHKLVLQVFDENRLTRDDFLGMVELTLANLPKEQTGRTLPAKQYILRPRSHSNQRFIPIPHNSKVKGTLEVYHAYITDSTSSTTAVNGDDSVTDSSSWELVDQPSPTSNNSPVAQSTEPSTTNGALPTGWEERQDANGRTYFVNHIARFTQWERPTLLNGAPTGGVTQEQRILDTATTEFQRRFHISVDDNESRNSHRTSAISQSDDNVDSPAGSRRISEQPPAHTETPIPNGEGLPPNWSMQLAPNGRMFFIDHNERATTWVDPRTGRPSPMPNHNVPSATPRSDLDQLGPLPEGWEERVHSDGRIFFIDHNTRTTQWEDPRMSNPQIAGPAVPYSRDYKLKYEYLKSQLRKPSSVPNKFEIKVGRNNILEDSYRIISSVNRVEILKTKLWVEFEGEVGLDYGGLAREWFFLLSKEMFNPYYGLFEYSAMDNYTLQINPFSGVCNEEHLNYFKFIGRIAGMAVYHGKLLDAFFIRPFYKMMLSKTIDLKDMESVDSEYYNSLLWIKENDPTELELTFCVDEESFGHTSQRELKPNGANIPVTDDNKDEYISSVIQWRFVSRVQEQMNSFLDGFNALVPLTHVKIFDENELELLMCGIQHIDVKDWKKNTLYKGDYHANHITVQWFWRVVLSFNNEMRARLLQFVTGTSRVPMNGFKELYGSNGPQLFTIERWGTLDNYPRAHTCFNRIDLPPYDSYQQLRDKLVKAIEGSQGFAGVD; from the exons ATGCCTGGTACATTGACTTATCCAATGTATGTAGGTGTTGAGAGACCAACTCCAAGAAGAAGATCTAGCTGGAGTTATAGAAGACGATCAAGTGCAACACAAGTACCACCAATTAGACCAGAACGAGTATCTCTTGCTGAAcctttt aATGATGAAACAAAAAGGCTGAGACTAAAAGTTATTGCTGGACATCAACTAGCTAAAAAGGATATATTTGGTGCAAGTGATCCTTATGTTAGAATTGATTTGCTACCAATTGATGGTGATGATACAGTTGATTCTGTACTTaccaaaactaaaaaaaagacTTTAAATCCATCATGGGATGAAGAATTTATATTCAGG gtTAAACCAAGTGAACATAAATTGGTACTCCAAGTTTTCGATGAGAATAGATTGACAAGAGATGATTTTTTGGGAATGGTAGAATTAACTCTTGCAAATTTACCCAAAGAACAAACTGGCAGAACATTACCAGCAAAACAATATATTCTTCGTCCTCGTAG tcaTTCCAATCAACGATTCATTCCAATTCCACACAATTCCAAAGTAAAAGGAACACTGGAAGTTTATCATGCTTATATAACAGactcaacatcatcaacaacagctgTTAACGGTGATGATTCAGTAACAGATTCAAGTAGTTGGGAGCTAGTTGATCAACCAAGTCCTACCTCAAATAACAGCCCTGTTGCACAATCAACAGAG ccatcaacaacaaatggtGCACTTCCAACAGGCTGGGAAGAACGTCAAGATGCCAATGGAAGAACGTATTTTGTAAATCATATAGCTAGATTTACCCAATGGGAACGACCAACATT ACTTAATGGAGCACCAACTGGTGGTGTCACTCAAGAACAACGAATATTAGATACAGCAACAACTGAATTTCAACGAAGATTTCATATTAGTGTTGATGACAATGAGAGTAGAAATTCACACAGAACATCAGCAATTAGCcag agtgatgataatgttgataGTCCAGCTGGTTCAAGAAGAATTTCTGAACAG ccACCAGCTCATACTGAAACACCAATTCCAAATGGTGAAGGACTACCACCAAATTGGAGTATGCAATTAGCACCAAATGGAAgaatgttttttattgatcatAATGAAAGAGCAACAACATGGGTTGATCCAAGAACAGGAAGACCAAGTCCAATGCCTAATCACAATGTGCCTTCGGCTACTCCAAGAAGTGATTTAGATCAACTTGGTCCACTTCCAGAGGGATGGGAAGAACGTGTACATAGTGATGGacgtatatttttcattgatcaca atacAAGAACAACACAGTGGGAAGATCCACGTATGTCTAATCCACAAATTGCTGGACca gCTGTACCATATTCAcgtgattataaattaaaatatgaatatttaaaatcacaacTAAGAAAACCA agCAGTGTACCAAATAAATTTGAGATAAAAGTtggaagaaataatattttggaaGACTCTTATCGTATTATAAGTTCAGTTAATAgagttgaaatattaaaaacaaaactttGGGTTGAATTTGAAGGTGAAGTTGGTCTTGATTATGGTGGATTAGCACGtgaatggttttttttattatcaaaagaaaTGTTTAATCCTTATTATGGCCTATTTGAATATTCAGCAAT ggATAATTATACATTACAAATTAATCCATTTTCGGGTGTTTGTAATGAGgaacatttgaattattttaaattcattggaCGTATTGCTGGTATGGCTGTGTATCATGGTAAATTATTAGATGCATTTTTCATTAGaccattttataaaatgatgttatcaaaaacaattgatttaaaagACATGGAAAGTGTTGATTCTGAAtattataattcattattatggATTAAAGAAAATGATCCAACTGAATTAGAATTAACATTTTGTGTTGATGAAGAAAGTTTTGGTCATACATCACAAAGAGAATTAAAACCAAATGGTGCAAATATACCAGttactgatgataataaagatGAATATATTAGTTCAGTAATACAATGGAGATTTGTATCACGTGTACAAGAACAAATGAATTCATTTCTTGATGGTTTTAATGCACTAGTACCATTAAcacatgttaaaatatttgatgaaaatgaattaGAGCTATTAATGTGTGGTATACAACATATTGATGTTAaagattggaaaaaaaatacattatataaAGGTGATTATCATGCAAATCATATAACAGTACAATGGTTTTGGCGTGTTGtgttatcatttaataatgaaatgcGTGCAAGATTATTACAATTTGTAACTGGTACATCACGTGTACCAATGAATGGATTTAAAGAACTTTATGGTAGTAATGGACcacaattatttacaattgaaaGATGGGGTACACTTGATAATTATCCACGTGCACATACTTG tTTTAATAGAATTGATCTACCACCATACGACAGCTATCAACAATTACGAGATAAACTTGTTAAAGCTATTGAAGGTTCTCAAGGTTTTGCTGGTGTTGATTAG
- the LOC122851741 gene encoding E3 ubiquitin-protein ligase NEDD4 isoform X1, producing MPGTLTYPMYVGVERPTPRRRSSWSYRRRSSATQVPPIRPERVSLAEPFNDETKRLRLKVIAGHQLAKKDIFGASDPYVRIDLLPIDGDDTVDSVLTKTKKKTLNPSWDEEFIFRVKPSEHKLVLQVFDENRLTRDDFLGMVELTLANLPKEQTGRTLPAKQYILRPRSHSNQRFIPIPHNSKVKGTLEVYHAYITDSTSSTTAVNGDDSVTDSSSWELVDQPSPTSNNSPVAQSTEPSTTNGALPTGWEERQDANGRTYFVNHIARFTQWERPTLLNGAPTGGVTQEQRILDTATTEFQRRFHISVDDNESRNSHRTSAISQDRELNEEDDDHEDNNNEEWLRNTGVGDVSSDSGQSTDQHGYTAEIDDQSDDNVDSPAGSRRISEQPPAHTETPIPNGEGLPPNWSMQLAPNGRMFFIDHNERATTWVDPRTGRPSPMPNHNVPSATPRSDLDQLGPLPEGWEERVHSDGRIFFIDHNTRTTQWEDPRMSNPQIAGPAVPYSRDYKLKYEYLKSQLRKPSSVPNKFEIKVGRNNILEDSYRIISSVNRVEILKTKLWVEFEGEVGLDYGGLAREWFFLLSKEMFNPYYGLFEYSAMDNYTLQINPFSGVCNEEHLNYFKFIGRIAGMAVYHGKLLDAFFIRPFYKMMLSKTIDLKDMESVDSEYYNSLLWIKENDPTELELTFCVDEESFGHTSQRELKPNGANIPVTDDNKDEYISSVIQWRFVSRVQEQMNSFLDGFNALVPLTHVKIFDENELELLMCGIQHIDVKDWKKNTLYKGDYHANHITVQWFWRVVLSFNNEMRARLLQFVTGTSRVPMNGFKELYGSNGPQLFTIERWGTLDNYPRAHTCFNRIDLPPYDSYQQLRDKLVKAIEGSQGFAGVD from the exons ATGCCTGGTACATTGACTTATCCAATGTATGTAGGTGTTGAGAGACCAACTCCAAGAAGAAGATCTAGCTGGAGTTATAGAAGACGATCAAGTGCAACACAAGTACCACCAATTAGACCAGAACGAGTATCTCTTGCTGAAcctttt aATGATGAAACAAAAAGGCTGAGACTAAAAGTTATTGCTGGACATCAACTAGCTAAAAAGGATATATTTGGTGCAAGTGATCCTTATGTTAGAATTGATTTGCTACCAATTGATGGTGATGATACAGTTGATTCTGTACTTaccaaaactaaaaaaaagacTTTAAATCCATCATGGGATGAAGAATTTATATTCAGG gtTAAACCAAGTGAACATAAATTGGTACTCCAAGTTTTCGATGAGAATAGATTGACAAGAGATGATTTTTTGGGAATGGTAGAATTAACTCTTGCAAATTTACCCAAAGAACAAACTGGCAGAACATTACCAGCAAAACAATATATTCTTCGTCCTCGTAG tcaTTCCAATCAACGATTCATTCCAATTCCACACAATTCCAAAGTAAAAGGAACACTGGAAGTTTATCATGCTTATATAACAGactcaacatcatcaacaacagctgTTAACGGTGATGATTCAGTAACAGATTCAAGTAGTTGGGAGCTAGTTGATCAACCAAGTCCTACCTCAAATAACAGCCCTGTTGCACAATCAACAGAG ccatcaacaacaaatggtGCACTTCCAACAGGCTGGGAAGAACGTCAAGATGCCAATGGAAGAACGTATTTTGTAAATCATATAGCTAGATTTACCCAATGGGAACGACCAACATT ACTTAATGGAGCACCAACTGGTGGTGTCACTCAAGAACAACGAATATTAGATACAGCAACAACTGAATTTCAACGAAGATTTCATATTAGTGTTGATGACAATGAGAGTAGAAATTCACACAGAACATCAGCAATTAGCcag gATCGGGAATTAaatgaagaagatgatgatcaTGAAGATAATAACAATGAAGAGTGGTTAAGAAATACGGGTGTTGGGGATGTATCATCTGATTCTGGTCAATCAACTGATCAACATGGTTATACTGCTGAGATTGACGATCAG agtgatgataatgttgataGTCCAGCTGGTTCAAGAAGAATTTCTGAACAG ccACCAGCTCATACTGAAACACCAATTCCAAATGGTGAAGGACTACCACCAAATTGGAGTATGCAATTAGCACCAAATGGAAgaatgttttttattgatcatAATGAAAGAGCAACAACATGGGTTGATCCAAGAACAGGAAGACCAAGTCCAATGCCTAATCACAATGTGCCTTCGGCTACTCCAAGAAGTGATTTAGATCAACTTGGTCCACTTCCAGAGGGATGGGAAGAACGTGTACATAGTGATGGacgtatatttttcattgatcaca atacAAGAACAACACAGTGGGAAGATCCACGTATGTCTAATCCACAAATTGCTGGACca gCTGTACCATATTCAcgtgattataaattaaaatatgaatatttaaaatcacaacTAAGAAAACCA agCAGTGTACCAAATAAATTTGAGATAAAAGTtggaagaaataatattttggaaGACTCTTATCGTATTATAAGTTCAGTTAATAgagttgaaatattaaaaacaaaactttGGGTTGAATTTGAAGGTGAAGTTGGTCTTGATTATGGTGGATTAGCACGtgaatggttttttttattatcaaaagaaaTGTTTAATCCTTATTATGGCCTATTTGAATATTCAGCAAT ggATAATTATACATTACAAATTAATCCATTTTCGGGTGTTTGTAATGAGgaacatttgaattattttaaattcattggaCGTATTGCTGGTATGGCTGTGTATCATGGTAAATTATTAGATGCATTTTTCATTAGaccattttataaaatgatgttatcaaaaacaattgatttaaaagACATGGAAAGTGTTGATTCTGAAtattataattcattattatggATTAAAGAAAATGATCCAACTGAATTAGAATTAACATTTTGTGTTGATGAAGAAAGTTTTGGTCATACATCACAAAGAGAATTAAAACCAAATGGTGCAAATATACCAGttactgatgataataaagatGAATATATTAGTTCAGTAATACAATGGAGATTTGTATCACGTGTACAAGAACAAATGAATTCATTTCTTGATGGTTTTAATGCACTAGTACCATTAAcacatgttaaaatatttgatgaaaatgaattaGAGCTATTAATGTGTGGTATACAACATATTGATGTTAaagattggaaaaaaaatacattatataaAGGTGATTATCATGCAAATCATATAACAGTACAATGGTTTTGGCGTGTTGtgttatcatttaataatgaaatgcGTGCAAGATTATTACAATTTGTAACTGGTACATCACGTGTACCAATGAATGGATTTAAAGAACTTTATGGTAGTAATGGACcacaattatttacaattgaaaGATGGGGTACACTTGATAATTATCCACGTGCACATACTTG tTTTAATAGAATTGATCTACCACCATACGACAGCTATCAACAATTACGAGATAAACTTGTTAAAGCTATTGAAGGTTCTCAAGGTTTTGCTGGTGTTGATTAG
- the LOC122851741 gene encoding E3 ubiquitin-protein ligase NEDD4 isoform X2 encodes MADDNVYGYNPTTGVDDQSNDETKRLRLKVIAGHQLAKKDIFGASDPYVRIDLLPIDGDDTVDSVLTKTKKKTLNPSWDEEFIFRVKPSEHKLVLQVFDENRLTRDDFLGMVELTLANLPKEQTGRTLPAKQYILRPRSHSNQRFIPIPHNSKVKGTLEVYHAYITDSTSSTTAVNGDDSVTDSSSWELVDQPSPTSNNSPVAQSTEPSTTNGALPTGWEERQDANGRTYFVNHIARFTQWERPTLLNGAPTGGVTQEQRILDTATTEFQRRFHISVDDNESRNSHRTSAISQDRELNEEDDDHEDNNNEEWLRNTGVGDVSSDSGQSTDQHGYTAEIDDQSDDNVDSPAGSRRISEQPPAHTETPIPNGEGLPPNWSMQLAPNGRMFFIDHNERATTWVDPRTGRPSPMPNHNVPSATPRSDLDQLGPLPEGWEERVHSDGRIFFIDHNTRTTQWEDPRMSNPQIAGPAVPYSRDYKLKYEYLKSQLRKPSSVPNKFEIKVGRNNILEDSYRIISSVNRVEILKTKLWVEFEGEVGLDYGGLAREWFFLLSKEMFNPYYGLFEYSAMDNYTLQINPFSGVCNEEHLNYFKFIGRIAGMAVYHGKLLDAFFIRPFYKMMLSKTIDLKDMESVDSEYYNSLLWIKENDPTELELTFCVDEESFGHTSQRELKPNGANIPVTDDNKDEYISSVIQWRFVSRVQEQMNSFLDGFNALVPLTHVKIFDENELELLMCGIQHIDVKDWKKNTLYKGDYHANHITVQWFWRVVLSFNNEMRARLLQFVTGTSRVPMNGFKELYGSNGPQLFTIERWGTLDNYPRAHTCFNRIDLPPYDSYQQLRDKLVKAIEGSQGFAGVD; translated from the exons atggcAGACGATAATGTGTATGGATATAATCCAACAACCGGTGTTGACGATCAAAGT aATGATGAAACAAAAAGGCTGAGACTAAAAGTTATTGCTGGACATCAACTAGCTAAAAAGGATATATTTGGTGCAAGTGATCCTTATGTTAGAATTGATTTGCTACCAATTGATGGTGATGATACAGTTGATTCTGTACTTaccaaaactaaaaaaaagacTTTAAATCCATCATGGGATGAAGAATTTATATTCAGG gtTAAACCAAGTGAACATAAATTGGTACTCCAAGTTTTCGATGAGAATAGATTGACAAGAGATGATTTTTTGGGAATGGTAGAATTAACTCTTGCAAATTTACCCAAAGAACAAACTGGCAGAACATTACCAGCAAAACAATATATTCTTCGTCCTCGTAG tcaTTCCAATCAACGATTCATTCCAATTCCACACAATTCCAAAGTAAAAGGAACACTGGAAGTTTATCATGCTTATATAACAGactcaacatcatcaacaacagctgTTAACGGTGATGATTCAGTAACAGATTCAAGTAGTTGGGAGCTAGTTGATCAACCAAGTCCTACCTCAAATAACAGCCCTGTTGCACAATCAACAGAG ccatcaacaacaaatggtGCACTTCCAACAGGCTGGGAAGAACGTCAAGATGCCAATGGAAGAACGTATTTTGTAAATCATATAGCTAGATTTACCCAATGGGAACGACCAACATT ACTTAATGGAGCACCAACTGGTGGTGTCACTCAAGAACAACGAATATTAGATACAGCAACAACTGAATTTCAACGAAGATTTCATATTAGTGTTGATGACAATGAGAGTAGAAATTCACACAGAACATCAGCAATTAGCcag gATCGGGAATTAaatgaagaagatgatgatcaTGAAGATAATAACAATGAAGAGTGGTTAAGAAATACGGGTGTTGGGGATGTATCATCTGATTCTGGTCAATCAACTGATCAACATGGTTATACTGCTGAGATTGACGATCAG agtgatgataatgttgataGTCCAGCTGGTTCAAGAAGAATTTCTGAACAG ccACCAGCTCATACTGAAACACCAATTCCAAATGGTGAAGGACTACCACCAAATTGGAGTATGCAATTAGCACCAAATGGAAgaatgttttttattgatcatAATGAAAGAGCAACAACATGGGTTGATCCAAGAACAGGAAGACCAAGTCCAATGCCTAATCACAATGTGCCTTCGGCTACTCCAAGAAGTGATTTAGATCAACTTGGTCCACTTCCAGAGGGATGGGAAGAACGTGTACATAGTGATGGacgtatatttttcattgatcaca atacAAGAACAACACAGTGGGAAGATCCACGTATGTCTAATCCACAAATTGCTGGACca gCTGTACCATATTCAcgtgattataaattaaaatatgaatatttaaaatcacaacTAAGAAAACCA agCAGTGTACCAAATAAATTTGAGATAAAAGTtggaagaaataatattttggaaGACTCTTATCGTATTATAAGTTCAGTTAATAgagttgaaatattaaaaacaaaactttGGGTTGAATTTGAAGGTGAAGTTGGTCTTGATTATGGTGGATTAGCACGtgaatggttttttttattatcaaaagaaaTGTTTAATCCTTATTATGGCCTATTTGAATATTCAGCAAT ggATAATTATACATTACAAATTAATCCATTTTCGGGTGTTTGTAATGAGgaacatttgaattattttaaattcattggaCGTATTGCTGGTATGGCTGTGTATCATGGTAAATTATTAGATGCATTTTTCATTAGaccattttataaaatgatgttatcaaaaacaattgatttaaaagACATGGAAAGTGTTGATTCTGAAtattataattcattattatggATTAAAGAAAATGATCCAACTGAATTAGAATTAACATTTTGTGTTGATGAAGAAAGTTTTGGTCATACATCACAAAGAGAATTAAAACCAAATGGTGCAAATATACCAGttactgatgataataaagatGAATATATTAGTTCAGTAATACAATGGAGATTTGTATCACGTGTACAAGAACAAATGAATTCATTTCTTGATGGTTTTAATGCACTAGTACCATTAAcacatgttaaaatatttgatgaaaatgaattaGAGCTATTAATGTGTGGTATACAACATATTGATGTTAaagattggaaaaaaaatacattatataaAGGTGATTATCATGCAAATCATATAACAGTACAATGGTTTTGGCGTGTTGtgttatcatttaataatgaaatgcGTGCAAGATTATTACAATTTGTAACTGGTACATCACGTGTACCAATGAATGGATTTAAAGAACTTTATGGTAGTAATGGACcacaattatttacaattgaaaGATGGGGTACACTTGATAATTATCCACGTGCACATACTTG tTTTAATAGAATTGATCTACCACCATACGACAGCTATCAACAATTACGAGATAAACTTGTTAAAGCTATTGAAGGTTCTCAAGGTTTTGCTGGTGTTGATTAG
- the LOC122851741 gene encoding E3 ubiquitin-protein ligase NEDD4 isoform X4 codes for MADDNVYGYNPTTGVDDQSNDETKRLRLKVIAGHQLAKKDIFGASDPYVRIDLLPIDGDDTVDSVLTKTKKKTLNPSWDEEFIFRVKPSEHKLVLQVFDENRLTRDDFLGMVELTLANLPKEQTGRTLPAKQYILRPRSHSNQRFIPIPHNSKVKGTLEVYHAYITDSTSSTTAVNGDDSVTDSSSWELVDQPSPTSNNSPVAQSTEPSTTNGALPTGWEERQDANGRTYFVNHIARFTQWERPTLLNGAPTGGVTQEQRILDTATTEFQRRFHISVDDNESRNSHRTSAISQSDDNVDSPAGSRRISEQPPAHTETPIPNGEGLPPNWSMQLAPNGRMFFIDHNERATTWVDPRTGRPSPMPNHNVPSATPRSDLDQLGPLPEGWEERVHSDGRIFFIDHNTRTTQWEDPRMSNPQIAGPAVPYSRDYKLKYEYLKSQLRKPSSVPNKFEIKVGRNNILEDSYRIISSVNRVEILKTKLWVEFEGEVGLDYGGLAREWFFLLSKEMFNPYYGLFEYSAMDNYTLQINPFSGVCNEEHLNYFKFIGRIAGMAVYHGKLLDAFFIRPFYKMMLSKTIDLKDMESVDSEYYNSLLWIKENDPTELELTFCVDEESFGHTSQRELKPNGANIPVTDDNKDEYISSVIQWRFVSRVQEQMNSFLDGFNALVPLTHVKIFDENELELLMCGIQHIDVKDWKKNTLYKGDYHANHITVQWFWRVVLSFNNEMRARLLQFVTGTSRVPMNGFKELYGSNGPQLFTIERWGTLDNYPRAHTCFNRIDLPPYDSYQQLRDKLVKAIEGSQGFAGVD; via the exons atggcAGACGATAATGTGTATGGATATAATCCAACAACCGGTGTTGACGATCAAAGT aATGATGAAACAAAAAGGCTGAGACTAAAAGTTATTGCTGGACATCAACTAGCTAAAAAGGATATATTTGGTGCAAGTGATCCTTATGTTAGAATTGATTTGCTACCAATTGATGGTGATGATACAGTTGATTCTGTACTTaccaaaactaaaaaaaagacTTTAAATCCATCATGGGATGAAGAATTTATATTCAGG gtTAAACCAAGTGAACATAAATTGGTACTCCAAGTTTTCGATGAGAATAGATTGACAAGAGATGATTTTTTGGGAATGGTAGAATTAACTCTTGCAAATTTACCCAAAGAACAAACTGGCAGAACATTACCAGCAAAACAATATATTCTTCGTCCTCGTAG tcaTTCCAATCAACGATTCATTCCAATTCCACACAATTCCAAAGTAAAAGGAACACTGGAAGTTTATCATGCTTATATAACAGactcaacatcatcaacaacagctgTTAACGGTGATGATTCAGTAACAGATTCAAGTAGTTGGGAGCTAGTTGATCAACCAAGTCCTACCTCAAATAACAGCCCTGTTGCACAATCAACAGAG ccatcaacaacaaatggtGCACTTCCAACAGGCTGGGAAGAACGTCAAGATGCCAATGGAAGAACGTATTTTGTAAATCATATAGCTAGATTTACCCAATGGGAACGACCAACATT ACTTAATGGAGCACCAACTGGTGGTGTCACTCAAGAACAACGAATATTAGATACAGCAACAACTGAATTTCAACGAAGATTTCATATTAGTGTTGATGACAATGAGAGTAGAAATTCACACAGAACATCAGCAATTAGCcag agtgatgataatgttgataGTCCAGCTGGTTCAAGAAGAATTTCTGAACAG ccACCAGCTCATACTGAAACACCAATTCCAAATGGTGAAGGACTACCACCAAATTGGAGTATGCAATTAGCACCAAATGGAAgaatgttttttattgatcatAATGAAAGAGCAACAACATGGGTTGATCCAAGAACAGGAAGACCAAGTCCAATGCCTAATCACAATGTGCCTTCGGCTACTCCAAGAAGTGATTTAGATCAACTTGGTCCACTTCCAGAGGGATGGGAAGAACGTGTACATAGTGATGGacgtatatttttcattgatcaca atacAAGAACAACACAGTGGGAAGATCCACGTATGTCTAATCCACAAATTGCTGGACca gCTGTACCATATTCAcgtgattataaattaaaatatgaatatttaaaatcacaacTAAGAAAACCA agCAGTGTACCAAATAAATTTGAGATAAAAGTtggaagaaataatattttggaaGACTCTTATCGTATTATAAGTTCAGTTAATAgagttgaaatattaaaaacaaaactttGGGTTGAATTTGAAGGTGAAGTTGGTCTTGATTATGGTGGATTAGCACGtgaatggttttttttattatcaaaagaaaTGTTTAATCCTTATTATGGCCTATTTGAATATTCAGCAAT ggATAATTATACATTACAAATTAATCCATTTTCGGGTGTTTGTAATGAGgaacatttgaattattttaaattcattggaCGTATTGCTGGTATGGCTGTGTATCATGGTAAATTATTAGATGCATTTTTCATTAGaccattttataaaatgatgttatcaaaaacaattgatttaaaagACATGGAAAGTGTTGATTCTGAAtattataattcattattatggATTAAAGAAAATGATCCAACTGAATTAGAATTAACATTTTGTGTTGATGAAGAAAGTTTTGGTCATACATCACAAAGAGAATTAAAACCAAATGGTGCAAATATACCAGttactgatgataataaagatGAATATATTAGTTCAGTAATACAATGGAGATTTGTATCACGTGTACAAGAACAAATGAATTCATTTCTTGATGGTTTTAATGCACTAGTACCATTAAcacatgttaaaatatttgatgaaaatgaattaGAGCTATTAATGTGTGGTATACAACATATTGATGTTAaagattggaaaaaaaatacattatataaAGGTGATTATCATGCAAATCATATAACAGTACAATGGTTTTGGCGTGTTGtgttatcatttaataatgaaatgcGTGCAAGATTATTACAATTTGTAACTGGTACATCACGTGTACCAATGAATGGATTTAAAGAACTTTATGGTAGTAATGGACcacaattatttacaattgaaaGATGGGGTACACTTGATAATTATCCACGTGCACATACTTG tTTTAATAGAATTGATCTACCACCATACGACAGCTATCAACAATTACGAGATAAACTTGTTAAAGCTATTGAAGGTTCTCAAGGTTTTGCTGGTGTTGATTAG